The following proteins come from a genomic window of Triticum aestivum cultivar Chinese Spring chromosome 6A, IWGSC CS RefSeq v2.1, whole genome shotgun sequence:
- the LOC123128885 gene encoding photosystem II 10 kDa polypeptide, chloroplastic — MSASVMASLVLKPSPSPLLERAKLRGARPSARPSLLIVASKKAKKVQTAQPYGPGGGVVFKEGVDASGRVAKGKGVYQFADKYGANVDGYSPIYTPEEWSPSGDVYVGGKTGLFLWAVTLAGILLGGALLVYNTSALAS, encoded by the exons ATGTCTGCCTCTGTCATGGCGTCTTTGGTTCTGAAACCATCTCCCTCTCCACTGTTAGAACGAGCGAAGCTTCGAGGCGCGCGACCATCGGCGAGGCCATCGCTGCTCATAGTAGCCAGCAAGAAGGCGAAAAAGGTCCAGACTGCCCAGCCCTATG GGCCTGGTGGTGGAGTGGTGTTCAAGGAAGGCGTTGATGCGTCCGGAAGGGTAGCCAAG GGGAAGGGTGTTTACCAGTTTGCCGACAAGTATGGAGCAAACGTTGATGGGTACAG CCCGATATATACACCAGAAGAATGGTCTCCAAGTGGTGACGTTTATGTTGGAG GAAAGACAGGGCTGTTTCTCTGGGCAGTGACTCTTGCTGGAATTCTGCTGGGCGGTGCTCTTCTTGTCTACAATACTAGTGCATTGGCTTCTTGA
- the LOC123128886 gene encoding uncharacterized protein — MMPPALLSLPRSSSPSVSPSPLCPGRRSAAVQRHRPSIPSRPAAGICYASQAVELLPSLYPGTGVIVRDAKLEDCWEVADTHCSSFFPGYKFPLDLVLRLDRYIALLSGFSVPPGCTRSCLVAVNPSAANSAISIECGDLRDAEFHGKYSLSKGSIAGILTVDTVADFLPRRGRLKQRRTGIAYIANVAVRKEERRKGIAKMLVAEAEARARSWGCRSVALHCDVSNLAALRLYKSQGYKTIRVPEDAKWPAPKIDQSVRYEFMMKLVPKS; from the exons ATGATGCCGCCGGCGCTGCTAAGCTTaccgcgctcctcgtcgccgtcggtATCCCCTTCTCCTCTCTGCCCCGGCCGCCGATCGGCCGCCGTCCAGCGCCACCGCCCGTCGATCCCCTCCAGACCCGCCGCAG GAATATGCTATGCCAGTCAAGCGGTTGAATTGTTGCCGTCTTTGTACCCGGGGACAGGCGTCATCGTTCGAGACGCAAAGCTGGAGGACTGTTGGGAAGTAGCAGATACTCACTGCAGCTCATTCTTTCCGGGTTACAAATTCCCATTAGACCTTGTTCTACGGCTCGATCGTTACATCGCCCTCCTATCCGGCTTTTCAGTTCCGCCAGGCTGCACGAGAAGTTGCCTTGTTGCAGTTAACCCCTCTGCAGCTAACAGTGCTATCAGTATCGAATGTGGAGATTTGAGAGACGCCGAATTTCATGGGAAATACAGTCTCAGTAAAGGCTCTATAGCTGGCATTCTTACGGTCGACACAGTAGCAGACTTTCTTCCAAGAAGGGGACGTCTCAAGCAGAGAAG AACAGGAATTGCATACATAGCAAACGTCGCGGTTCGGAAGGAGGAGCGTCGAAAAGGAATTGCTAAAATGCTCGTCGCGGAAGCCGAGGCGCGAGCAAGGAGCTGGGGATGCCGGTCAGTGGCCTTGCACTGCGATGTAAGTAACCTCGCCGCGCTGCGACTGTACAAAAGCCAAGGTTACAAAACCATCCGTGTACCAGAAGACGCCAAGTGGCCAGCACCCAAGATAGATCAATCAGTGCGATACGAGTTCATGATGAAGCTAGTGCCCAAGAGCTAA